The following proteins are co-located in the Scomber scombrus chromosome 2, fScoSco1.1, whole genome shotgun sequence genome:
- the hyls1 gene encoding centriolar and ciliogenesis-associated protein HYLS1, whose protein sequence is MMANLDFSEEEIQEQLTILGYKNISKDRLHEFKQDLDELIRHGKWKSLTSPPPVHSTKSHTAAFQPSLPAYTKEKVSLSYTDGPGEGFFLHAGNVDHDRQVLTTCQNRDYRWSQSRNDSYAQHSVAPKLRLPPGAPSRLQVESDPEDTLYPPHTDSHASTPDTLERRFIKRKVLRKHKGQSLVCDESVYSEDSDATSFLEERLGELHLSARHDDSETENEDVRCRRDSHSSESDEISTGVFESYIRGMAHTHSDHYLRPKPKSFIRPVMKQQTIKKSDPVAKYFQYKQLWEMCKLPGETDRRGLRMEIKERLAYQPPPPKPRRVYVRNTYTVPTEKKRSALRWEIRNDMANGLLPYKFNYRF, encoded by the exons ATGATGGCCAACTTGGATTTTTCTGAAGAGGAGATTCAAGAACAACTGACAATCCTCGGCTACAAAAATATATCTAAAGACAGACTACATGAATTCAAGCAAG ATCTTGATGAATTGATTCGACACGGGAAATGGAAAAGCTTGACCTCGCCTCCTCCTGTACACTCCACCAAATCTCACACAGCTGCATTTCAGCCGAGTCTTCCCGCTTACACCAAAGAGAAAG TTAGTCTGTCTTACACTGATGGACCTGGTGAGGGGTTTTTCTTACATGCAGGAAACGTGGACCATGACAGACAG GTGCTCACCACCTGTCAGAATAGAGACTACAGATGGAGTCAGAGCCGCAATGACTCTTACGCTCAACATTCGGTGGCTCCGAAGCTCCGTCTGCCTCCCGGTGCTCCGAGCAGGCTGCAGGTGGAGTCGGACCCTGAGGACACCCTGTACCCACCGCACACCGACAGCCACGCATCCACCCCCGACACCCTGGAGAGACGCTTCATCAAGAGAAAAGTCCTGAG GAAACATAAAGGACAGTCTCTCGTCTGCGATGAATCTGTGTACAGCGAAGACTCGG ATGCAACAAGCTTTCTGGAGGAACGTCTGGGGGAGCTTCATTTATCGGCTCGACATGACGACTCTGAGACAGAGAATGAAGACGTAAGATGCCGGCGTGACTCGCACAGCTCTGAGAGCGATGAGATCTCCACGGGTGTCTTTGAATCCTACATCAGAGGCATG GCTCACACTCACAGTGACCATTACCTCAGGCCCAAACCCAAATCCT TCATCCGACCAGTGATGAAACAGCAAACCATTAAGAAGTCGGACCCAGTGGCCAA GTATTTCCAGTATAAGCAGCTCTGGGAAATGTGTAAACTTccaggagagacagacaggagaggtCTGCGCATGGAGATAAag GAACGACTCGCATACCAGCCACCACCA CCGAAGCCTCGGAGAGTCTACGTGCGAAACACCTACACCGTGCCAACAGAGAAGAAACGCTCTGCGCTCCGCTGGGAGATCAGGAACGACATGGCCAACGGTCTCCTCCCGTACAAATTCAATTATCGATTTTAA
- the mrpl4 gene encoding large ribosomal subunit protein uL4m produces MLRVSVVVFGRGAARRFASSFSSESALPSNLLLPTNLVDPSRLKRPPPPADSSLPVLRTCNAVVPSHLSPVHTWVETLEKPDSEPLGVAQLHPDVFSVPPRLDILHAVETWQRAFKRISHASTKIRSEVRGGGKKPWRQKGSGRARTGSIRSPLWRGGGVAHGPRGPTSFYYMLPMKVRVQGLKVALSSKMAQDYLHIVDSLNIPSPDPQYLLDLIKQRHWGASVLIVDVGEEFPENILQATASLKTVNIIPAIGLNVHTMLKHEAIILTLETVKFLEEKLLWHDERYTPLYPFKLPYSDLP; encoded by the exons ATGCTTCGTGTGTCTGTGGTAGTTTTTGGCAGAGGAGCCGCGAGAAGG tttGCCTCATCGTTCTCCAGTGAAAGCGCTCTGCCGTCCAATTTACTGCTGCCTACAAACCTCGTGGATCCTTCCAGATTAA AGCGACCGCCACCTCCTGCAGACAGCTCCCTGCCTGTCCTGAGGACGTGCAATGCTGTCGTTCCTTCTCACCTGAGCCCCGTCCACACGTGGGTGGAGACTCTGGAGAAGCCGGACAGCGAGCCGCTGGGTGTGGCTCAGCTCCACCCCGACGTCTTCTCCGTGCCTCCTCG gcTCGATATTCTGCACGCAGTTGAGACGTGGCAACGAGCTTTTAAAAGGATC AGTCACGCCAGCACAAAGATCAGGTCGGAGGTCAGAGGAGGAGGCAAGAAACCATGGCGACAGAAGGGAAGTGGACGAGCTCGCACCGGAAGTATCCGATCACCGTTATGGAGAGGAG GCGGTGTGGCTCATGGACCCAGAGGACCGACCAGTTTCTACTACATGCTGCCCATGAAGGTTCGAGTGCAGGGACTCAAGGTGGCGCTGAGCTCCAAGATGGCTCAG GACTACCTTCACATCGTAGACTCCCTGAACATCCCTTCACCCGACCCTCAGTACCTGCTGGACCTcatcaaacagagacactggGGAGCGTCTGTGCTAATAGTCGATGT aggtGAAGAGTTTCCTGAAAACATCCTGCAGGCCACAGCGAGTTTAAAGACGGTGAACATTATTCCAGCAATCG gTCTGAATGTCCACACCATGCTGAAACACGAAGCCATCATCCTCACGCTAGAAACGGTCAAATTTTTGGAAGAAAAGCTGCTTTGGCACGACGAGCGTTACACACCTCTGTACCCCTTCAAACTGCCGTACTCAGACCTCCCATAA